The Gadus macrocephalus chromosome 3, ASM3116895v1 DNA segment ACTGGTGACCATACATGACAGACTAGGACAACACTGGAACACTGTCTCATTTGTATTGTGCGGAAATAATGTCACTCTGAAAGAAGGCTTAGAACACCATTcagccattgtttttgtttgagttTTAAAGAGCAGGGCTTAATGTAAAACTACTCACTGAAATTAGACAATGCCTTAATAGTCAAGACAGTCATATAGCATAGAAAacccaggaaatgcttaacaaATTGGGCATGGTTGTATTGGACCGACATCGGATCCCATGGGATCACAGAATCAGACAGTTTGCCGTTGCCACATCAGACGTTGTCACAGTACACAGAAAGACAACCACGTCGCATAATTACTAAATAAAAGTAGGTTTTATTCTTGAAGCTAAAAATACACCTTTGCTACATGAATTATTAGGGTTTTATCTGTCACATTTTTTGCACACATCAATTTTGCCTTGCTCTGAGACTATTTTAGGAGAGATGGAATACTatctaaaaaaaatgtttgtccATGATAAATACCAAATTGGGAATTAGGTTGCATACAAAATCCTATAAAGCAAGCCGCACTTAATAGCATATATTAATAACAACAGGTATCCACAGAAACACTGAATATCTAATTATAATAACTGAACATAGCCATAACATAATGGAACTCAATGGAAATCTGGTTTATATATTCCATCATTTTTGCCAACCTGCCTCCTGACAATCTTACGTCACACACGcaacaatatacacacacactcagggtttgttttgaagtGGCCTACATACAATACATTGTGTGAGGGTGTATCTACATACACCACATTTGgtttccagaaaaaaaaaaagaacgacCCCAGGAAGATGGCTGCCTTCTGGCTGACCTTGCATCAGGACAGAACCCATGTGGCATTCCACAGTCTCAAATCACCCATTTCCTGTGTCACCTCACTGCACCTTGCCAACTGTGACGGGCAAAGGCCTGTCGCAGCCCATACCACATAACATTGAGTAAAAAGGCTTATGAACTGTAAATGGTttacacattcattattcaGTGACGACCCCTTAGACTGGAGATTGCTTACGAAATGTTAACAACGAGTTGTGCGAGACTTTTTACTTCACTTATTTGCAAAGTAGGCCAACTGCTATCATACAAACAATCAAACGGCTAGATGTCAAAGAACAGACTTATATTTTGCattaaaatatttgaaagtgTGGATTTGGAACAACCATCACTTGTTCCGGGAAGAGTTCAATGAGCAAACGCCATAAGTTCAAGGAAGTTAATACCATGGAACGGTTTCTTGTGATAAGACTGGATGAAAAAGGTGTAAAAATAGTATTTCGGTCTAAAATTAAAGATTCCCTCGTGAAGCCATTCAAAAGATTTGATCAACATGAATCATAACTTTACTTATTCACTATTGTTAACTGGTGCCCAATACTTTTTAAGTGTCCCAAATCACCTTTGTCCACTGGTTTACACTATGACAGTCAGAGAAAAGCTTTTGTTTACACATCCATTAATGGCTGAAAGGGTATTACCGCTTTCTTGTAGGATACATTGGGAGTGGACGGGGCAGGTTTGAGGTTaaggcttgtttgtttgttttttatctttGCGACAAGGCCATTGAGCCCCCGTGGGGACAGTTGTCTCTGTGACAGCCAATTCCACGGAGTCCAAGTGGAGCTTCCCTCCCTGTGGATTCCATTGTGCCATGACTAAAGTGACGGGGCAGTTCTGCAGGTTCcacctccactccctcctcccacCTTAACGGTCGAACTATCGTTGCAGGCAAGGTGTACTTCCTTGTTACTTTCATTCATTCACCGGCCACTGCGCAATAACACATTTCATAGACATGGTAGTAGGCCTAAAACGCGCCCATcagtgtctgtcagtgtgtcagaCAATAAGCCAATAGCAACACAATGTGATTTTCAACCTTATGATAGCCTATTGAATCTTATCCCGAAACATTTTTCCAAATGTTCATTCATACACAGTCCCATATATTGCCAGGGCAAAGCGTAAATCCAAATACATACTACAATTCCATGTTTAATAAATACAGCTTAGGTTATCGCTATGCCATTGCCAATCTTATGctttataattcacattttATAAAACAGTGTCAGAGCAGTCTTCTAGCCCATCATCGTTCAAGAATAGCGTGGTGAGGGAGGTGGACATATGCAAGTGTGTGAGGTGTGCAAGGCCTACTCTGAGCTCGTATAATCAGCTTACCAGGTTGAAGACGGTCTCGACAATGTCTCGGTTGGAAACTTCGCCAACTTCCACCAGGCCAGCAAGTACCGCGAATTTCATCCGTATTCCCCTGATGGGGATTCCGGGGTTAAGCGCCACCGCGTTGGATGTTTCCCCATTTCCATCACTTGTGTGGGAAACACTCAATGTCTCTTCACTAGCCATTTCTCAGGGAAGGCAGTAGGCTTACAGGTAAAACACCTGTTCACTTACAatggacggggacggggacggggggggtgcAATGGATATCGCCGGAGAAATATACTTATCTATTGGTCTTCCGGATGAGCCACTGACAGGGTACAGACCAACTAATATTATCTTCCCTCTCCATCCAAATCACTTTAACAAGAACTACCAGGAATACAGATGAAAGACCGAGGAGGATATGTGGCTACGACAACAGTACGTGGTAGTTGTCTGTCAACTCCTCTGCCTCGTCAGAAACTTGATACGAGGATGAAGTGATGCAGTTAAAACGCAATAAGAAAATTCCCGCTGCTGGAGGAAACGATAGCAAGAGTAAAAGGAGTGCAGAATCCCCTACTTTGTCCTCACTGTCAAGGTATAAGCGACCCGGTCAAGCGGCTTTAGTGTCCAGGGTACTAGCGTACAGGAGCGTAACTTGCTATTGTCACTGGCTCTCCACACTTGACAGGTAGCGAACTGccaagagtaaaaaaaaaactccgaAACGGGGTCAAATCCGTCCACAGCTCCGGTCAGAATAGACGAAGGACATAGGTCCAGTCGTTGTCCCTTTAGGAACTCCTCGACTTAATTCAATGTCGGAGTTAACCTAGTCCCAACGCCTGCTCTTCCTGATTTAGCCTGCACCGTAGCTTCAGCTCGTCCCCGCCATGACAGCATACTCCTTCAACGGGTTGAGCATGCGCAGTCGGAGTTGGGTCAGTAGAATGGCTCAGGTGTGGAGCACaggtgctctcctcctcctcacgcaaAAACACTTCGCTGTCGTCTGGGACTGTTCACTTACAAATAATAAAAGGGCGTCAGTCAACTAATGTGATAGGAAAACGTGTATCGCTAATTATAATATCTGAATGAGAGCATTTAGAACGCTAATATGAGGAAACTAAGCACATTATCTAGCCTACATTTTACGGGTGCTATATAGATAGATGCATAATGTCCTGGCAATAGCCCTTAGTTATTCATATATTATTGTAGGACATATTAGCAATATGTTCCATACAATATATAGGCCAATTACTATGCATATAGTAGCCCTGGAATTAAAACAACGAAACAATGATAACTCGACATTTCAAATATGTATAACTGAATGGGGATCTACATTAATCATCGGAATTATCATGCATCTCGTCCATAATGACACtatgaaattaaatgaaacacTATGGATGCATTATTTCTCTATTTGCATTGACTTTAGTTCCCTGTCATTATGTCCCTTAATGTCTATTCTGAAAGGTGATGCAATATTTGTATCTCAGTGGGATACCTCCGCTGGGATATGGCCACAAGAACAGTATTTATATAGGAGCGATGCTGAGCACTTCCTAAAGGTCATTATAATACCTGATTTTAATTTAAGTATCTCTTCGCAAATACTTGTTCGCAACACACATTGTGTTGTCATGGAAATATTAAAAGTTTGGGGATGAACGGCGGATATGttgagaaaatgtattttcagaGGACCTACCAACTGCCAAGATGTATTTAATTTGTTCGAGTTTAGATTGATATGACAGCAGGTCGCACCCAAACATACCTGAAAGTCAGGTTCAAAGGACACAGTTACAGATTTAGAACAATGAACATTACTAATGAGTTACTACTAGTCCTATAAATAATTGTCTATGTCCTGATTTGTAAGATATACATTGTTATATATTCAGTAGCCTATGTTATATAGGTCGTCTTAGATATAGTTTGACCACATTTATATTGTAGGTTTGTTTCAATCTTTTCACCTTGATACTTTTTGCATGGCCTTGTACATGGCATATCAATACGATATGCAGAATTGATCTAATTACTTTCTACTTATTATTTACTAAATGTTTCAATGTTTCAGTCTAGCAAGATTTAAAAGCATTTCCCGGTGTTACCAGTAGAGGACGCCAATATGTTTTGCGTTTGGCATTTTACTCGCGAGATGAAGCAAATCCCGTGACTAGAATGCCTTTAAGTCTCGCGGTAATACGTTCATCTTCCTCTTTCACTCTCTATAGCCAACATGGCAGTCGGCAAGAATAAGAGGCTGACCAAAGGCGGCAAGAAAGGTGCCAAAAAGAAGATGTAAGTAGAGTAATTCTAGTTTATAATCATGCAGTACTATCCTATGTATTGGATGCTGTCTATTTAGTAAATAAAATGTGAAGGATGACTGCGATAATAGGTGGATGCGGGCGACCAGTGCTAAGCTACTCGGCGACCTCCCCAATGCCTATTCACAAAACATATTTAAATGCATTCGTTTAATTGTGACAATTTCATTCATGAGTCAGAGTTTGCATATCTAATATTCCATGCTGTCAGAAAATATTTCTCCGTACGCGGGTTTTTTAGTATATCATGTAAATGGTAACGCCTCAAAGGAGTAGCGTTTTGCTAGCGTTAGCAATATGGCACTGAAACCCATTGTAGGCTAGCTCTGTTAGCTATGTCGAAAGGTATTGAGCACTTATTATTTAATTCGCCAATAGGAGTAAATAGTGTTACGTACACTTAAAATATTGAGTCAACCAGTTATCCTTATGTTCGTCGATAACATTGCGTCAACCGTTGCTAAGCTGAACTGTCATGCTAACCTGTAACTGCATGCGTGTTAGGCTTGCTAATGACCGACTAATTTCCCCCATCAGTGTTGACCCTTTCTCCAAGAAGGACTGGTATGATGTCAAGGCACCAGCCATGTTCAACATCCGCAATATTGGCAAGACCTTGGTCACCAGGACTCAGGGAACCCGTAAGTATTCAGATTTGACCATGTAGTATAGGTACAAAATATGCATATGATATGGAACACGGTAACTAGAATATATTGACTAATACGCCCAATCTAACCATCACTTTTCTTGTAGGTATCGCCTCTGATGGTCTGAAGGGTCGTGTGTTCGAAGTGAGCCTCGCTGATCTGCAGAACGATGAGGTTGCTTTCCGCAAGTTCAAGCTCATCACAGAGGATGTCCAGGGTAAGAACTGCCTGACCAACTTCCATGGTATGGACCTCACCAGAGACAAGATGTGCTCCATGGTCAAGAAATGGCAGGTAAATACCGTTAATATGTATTTGGTTGTAAGAAATTCTTCATAGTATTTCCACATGGAACTTGAACCCCAATTGAGCTCCATTTTGTTTGGCTCAATTGTGTTTTGAACATTAATTTGTCAATATCATATTCCCTCTGAAGGCTACAGTCCAAACTGATACCTTCTGGTTGCATTGCACGATAAAATAATTTCAGCAACTGAAATGGAAAAGTAACCAAATCAGGCTATAGATTGTTAAACAACTTGTAAATCTCCCACAGACCATGATCGAGGCCCATGTGGACGTGAAGACCACCGATGGCTACATTCTGCGTCTGTTCTGTGTTGGCTTCACCAAGAAGCGCACCAACCAGATCAGGAAGACCTCATACGCCCAGCACCAACAGGTCCGTCAGATCCGTAAGAAGATGATGGAGATCATGAGTCGTGAGGTCCAGACCAATGACCTGAAGGAAGTCGTAAACAAGCTGTAAGCAAAGAACCCTAGTTTCCCCTCTTTGAGATGGCTGTATGTAATGTATAATAATGCGTAGCAACATGGTTTAACGGTGTTCTAGTGGACTGTTTATTGCCTTGTCCGAATAGAATACGTGCTAGTCTTTTTATTTTGGACCATTGGCAGTACTGTCGTTATCAAGGATCCATGCTTGACCCACGTggttattaattaaaaaatgcaatTCATTGTCTTTTAGGTTATAAAATCTCTGCTGCTCATTGCGCAAATAAGCCATTATGAGACTTAAATTTGGGCTAAGGAAATTGTCAGCCTGTTTCATGCAATTTAAAAATGATGGTCTGCTGCCTTGCCATTTTCAATTAAATTCTAATAACTGACATAAATATTTGAGAACTAAACTGATGTATGCTCCCAACGGAAGATAATTGACTTCGTGTGTTTTTGGTTGCTTCCAGGATCCCAGACAGTGTTGGCAAGGACATTGAGAAGGCATGCCAGTCCATCTATCCCCTGCACGACGTCTACGTCAGGAAGGTCAAAATGCTCAAGAAGCCCAAGTTTGAGTGTAAGTGATGTAGATCGCTGGAATACTATTGGGAACCCGATATTAGTTTTGGTCCCGGATGGAAGTTCTTTGATTACTGAATGTGCCTCCTTTTCAATCACATTTATTTCATCTAACACGGCATTGTCGGGTTTAATTAGAAGTGTATCTGCTTGTATGTTTGACTGCTACTACCCCTAATTCCTTCAGTCACTAGTGgaattgtgtctgtgtgcgctcgCTGCTTGCCTCTTATTTTGTTGGTGCAATGTGTTTGACCGAACCATGTTCTGTTCTTGCAGTGGGAAAACTCATGGAGCTTCACGGAGAGGGCGGTGGTGGCACTACAGTCAAGGCATCTGGAGACGACACTGGGGCCAAGGTGGAGAGGGCTGATGGCTACGAGCCTCCCATCCAGGAGTCCGTCTAGAATCACCCGATGAcagatttaataaaaaatgtaaatgagaCTAAATTGTGTTTGAAGCCTTTATTTTGTACATGCTGTAGTTAGTTTGTGTAGAGGAAACTTGGATTTGTGTGCACATAACGCACTGGGACATGTCGGGTCCTCAAGAAGGTCCAAATTAACACCATAGACGTGTACAAAAAATCAGTTTCATATCGTTGGCCTCATAGCATAAATGCAGTTGTATTGAGTCAAGTCATCTTGTATTGAGCGTCATATGCCTAGGACAGAACTGCTGACTTGGGCAGACGTTGATCATGGAATGTAAAGGCACTGGCTTATGCAGCTGATCTGCGTTTCTTTTGCCAAAATGACAGGCAATTATGCTTACTATATTTAAGGAGAAATACTAAGTTTCAAATCTGCCTCCGACACGTCCTCGACGCTCAGTTGTGATGTCGGAAGAGGCGGATTTTCAAAACTGCTAACAGCTGATCACTCACCTGGTTTAAGGTTAAACTTGTATTTAGCTTCATATGCCTAGAAATGGCTGACTTGGGCAAATGGTGATGGAATTTAAGGCACTGGTCTATGACAACCAATCGGCAGCGTTGGATATCTTTGGCCAAAATTATGCTCATGATATTCAAATAGCTTGCCAATATTTCACCTCATGATAAAATGACTTGCCTCAGTCAATGGAATAATTTggaatctataaaaaaaaaatcaaatgaaAGTATAACTGCAATATAAGACAATTTATTAAACTTTATATACAATCTTGACAATACCATAACACTTCATTCCAATTTGAAAGTCACTTCAGGTTTCCCATGTGAAAAAAATTGTTGATAACTTGCAGGTTTCATATTTTCTGACATTCTGTGCACAATAGGGTCCTCTTCTGAATTCACTTCCAAGTCCTAGCATTATCTCAATACTTGAACATAGTTTTTAGGGACAAGTGCCCTTTTTCCTCTCAGTTCACCCAAGAACCACTCGTCATCAACGGATTCAAGATTGGTTATGATGTCCCCTGCCTGTAAAGATCAAAGGACATGTTATATGAAATGTCACAATGTATGCATTCACATTCTGGAAAATGTCTGGACTTTTACCTGTAGGGAGAGCTCCTCCGGACTTTCGGCTGTGAACCGGAACAGAGCCTTGGCCTTGCTTCCTTCAGCCTCGCTACTCTGCGGTTTGTTATGCAGGGACTGGCCTGGTGGTCAAGGAAAATATGTTGGTGCAAAATTATTAATCAGGGAATAGTGTTACCAGTGGTCAACTACTGGTAATCACCCTTCTTTGTATAGTTATTCTTATTCTATTTAATTTAAGACCATTTCCTCATATCCTAGCGAGGTCTATAACAAACACATGCCACCGTCAAAAAGCAGAATCCTAGCTTCTCAGTTCTTAAAATAGTGCTTCTCTATACCAACCGACGGGTAAACCAATGAATGCACAATCTAAAGGCTAGGCTCGTCTCCACAGCAGAACTGCAAAGTAAACAACTAAAAGATAACAGGGTCCGAGCCCCACAGTACCTGGGCTGCCCCCCACAAAGGCGCTTGGGAAGATCCCCTCACGTCCATTGAGTCTGCCAGTCCACCACACGGTGTCCAGGTGCTTTGTGACCAGGATGCGGTCCCCCTGCTTGAAGGACAGGTCCTCCCCCGTCTGCCCATTGAAGTCATAGAGAGCCACCACCCATTCTGGTCCTGAAGGCTGAGGGGCCTGAGATAAGCACAGAGAGGGCCGTGGATGTCAGACAGTGAGCTAAATTAAGAATTATTTTAAATGGTGCATGATCTTTTATGTAAATCTTTTATGTACGGCACGTAATATAATTGCATTCATCAAAATTTGCAGATCTCCTACCTTGATTGGTTTGACAGCCTCAGGTTG contains these protein-coding regions:
- the rps3a gene encoding small ribosomal subunit protein eS1, with amino-acid sequence MAVGKNKRLTKGGKKGAKKKIVDPFSKKDWYDVKAPAMFNIRNIGKTLVTRTQGTRIASDGLKGRVFEVSLADLQNDEVAFRKFKLITEDVQGKNCLTNFHGMDLTRDKMCSMVKKWQTMIEAHVDVKTTDGYILRLFCVGFTKKRTNQIRKTSYAQHQQVRQIRKKMMEIMSREVQTNDLKEVVNKLIPDSVGKDIEKACQSIYPLHDVYVRKVKMLKKPKFELGKLMELHGEGGGGTTVKASGDDTGAKVERADGYEPPIQESV